A genomic segment from bacterium encodes:
- a CDS encoding IPT/TIG domain-containing protein, with the protein MNKTAQLFLMLIGLWAAAWGRQASTNAAIPVTFRVDMSVQILESKFVPGTDRLSVRGSFNDFAEGVHLLTDADGDSIYATEVNLADGLAGSQILFEYFYQHGDRGVGESIADRALVVPAGGGQVPLSYFDQDSVMTAGPLLVANSPGLQAPGAQFLVTVSVGDSAHPVSNLFGLSFELNFTNTASLDVVAGSVLAGPFLGNDLLFFSYLDEAAGNISVGMSRKAGQGGVSGHGVIMEARFTSLSTTPNNTRVDYFLTNVTANDADGNPVELNPGVLTVTIGQCPSVAAITPTSGAVGSSVVITGANFGGVSAVKFSNNVMAAFNLMSATQITATVPAGAVSGPLTLSKSGCPEVQTGTFTVRTCPVVASLSPASAGVGEELTITGNNFTGVSAVLFSNGVTGTINQVTATQIRVTVPAGASSGPLTVRKPDCSDVLTPAFTLLCPTVSGIAPASGVAGATIAINGANLAGVTGVIFSNNAAASFTVVNAAQINAVVPPAGVSGPIQLTQAGCSDVVTADFTVLPPREVRLVSRGSTAGTVNLAIELLAQGNENALSFSVIFDPALLHSPQAGLGSGAGAAQLNVNASQVGAGRLGIFLALPAGQSFAAGTVEILTLNFGVTPLAPSATIDFGDQPVARDILDATAQPLAATWTPVTIALSAGYEADVMPRPFGSRDGTVTLEDWMQVGRFIAALDTPQTATNEFQRIDCSPRSCGNGRLSLADWVQAGRYAAGFDTVTAACGPNDSTAAKHSAEPAAASDRTVSALNDTFISGGTGSLTIRLAADGNENAVAFSVNFDPGLLTFLNAGLGADATTATLHVNDRLKASGRVGIVMALPAGQTFSANGRELVTLAFAVMPNTSAVTTIAFDDAVVAREAVDTAAADLPAAWAAAAITIQSPTAVKQPAAEIPNSFELGQNYPNPFNPATTIAFAVPHAGRVTIKVFNVLGVEVATLVDRHFAAGRYQTAWHAGRAESGLYFYRMQAEGFVQVRKLLLIQ; encoded by the coding sequence ATGAATAAAACGGCTCAACTTTTCTTGATGCTGATCGGACTGTGGGCGGCGGCGTGGGGAAGGCAAGCATCAACCAACGCCGCCATCCCGGTCACTTTTCGCGTTGACATGTCCGTGCAGATTCTCGAAAGCAAGTTTGTGCCCGGAACAGATCGCCTGAGCGTACGCGGCAGTTTCAACGATTTCGCGGAGGGCGTGCATCTGCTGACGGATGCCGACGGCGACAGCATCTACGCTACGGAGGTGAATCTTGCCGATGGCCTGGCCGGCAGCCAGATTTTATTTGAATATTTCTATCAGCACGGCGACCGCGGCGTGGGCGAGAGCATTGCCGATCGCGCTCTGGTGGTGCCGGCGGGCGGCGGCCAGGTGCCGCTGTCGTATTTTGATCAAGACAGTGTCATGACGGCCGGGCCGCTGCTGGTGGCCAACAGTCCGGGCTTGCAGGCGCCAGGCGCGCAGTTCCTCGTGACCGTCAGCGTCGGCGACAGCGCGCATCCGGTGAGCAATCTATTTGGCCTGAGCTTCGAGTTGAATTTCACCAACACCGCCAGCCTTGATGTGGTTGCTGGTTCTGTACTTGCCGGACCGTTCTTGGGGAACGATCTCCTCTTTTTTTCCTACCTCGATGAGGCCGCCGGAAACATCAGCGTGGGCATGTCACGCAAGGCCGGTCAGGGCGGTGTGAGCGGCCACGGCGTCATCATGGAGGCGCGGTTCACCTCGCTCAGCACCACGCCCAACAACACGCGCGTCGACTATTTCCTCACCAACGTCACCGCCAATGATGCCGATGGCAATCCGGTCGAACTCAATCCCGGCGTGCTGACCGTGACCATCGGGCAATGTCCCTCGGTTGCGGCGATCACTCCCACCAGCGGTGCCGTGGGCAGCAGCGTGGTGATTACCGGCGCCAACTTTGGCGGCGTGTCCGCGGTGAAATTTTCGAACAATGTGATGGCTGCATTCAACCTGATGAGCGCAACCCAAATCACGGCGACCGTGCCGGCCGGCGCCGTCAGCGGCCCGCTCACGTTGAGCAAAAGCGGCTGCCCGGAGGTGCAAACCGGCACGTTCACTGTGAGAACCTGCCCGGTGGTTGCGAGCCTGTCGCCGGCCAGCGCTGGAGTGGGAGAAGAGTTGACGATCACCGGCAACAATTTCACCGGTGTCTCTGCTGTGCTTTTCAGCAACGGCGTTACCGGAACGATCAATCAGGTGACGGCAACACAAATCCGGGTGACCGTGCCGGCCGGCGCCAGCAGCGGCCCGCTCACTGTTCGCAAGCCTGACTGCAGTGACGTGCTGACTCCGGCCTTTACTCTCTTGTGCCCGACGGTGAGCGGAATCGCGCCGGCCAGCGGCGTTGCCGGCGCGACGATTGCGATCAACGGCGCGAATCTCGCGGGTGTGACGGGCGTAATCTTCAGCAACAATGCCGCGGCTTCATTCACCGTCGTGAATGCGGCACAAATCAACGCCGTCGTCCCTCCTGCTGGTGTCAGCGGGCCGATTCAGTTGACGCAGGCGGGATGCTCTGACGTGGTCACTGCGGATTTCACGGTATTGCCGCCGCGTGAAGTGAGGCTCGTCAGTCGCGGCAGCACCGCTGGTACCGTGAATCTTGCGATCGAGCTGCTGGCCCAAGGCAATGAGAACGCCCTGAGCTTCAGCGTGATTTTTGATCCTGCTCTGCTGCACTCGCCGCAAGCCGGCCTAGGTAGTGGCGCCGGTGCTGCCCAACTCAACGTGAATGCGAGCCAGGTTGGTGCCGGACGCCTGGGCATCTTCCTGGCGCTGCCGGCAGGGCAAAGCTTCGCAGCCGGCACGGTCGAAATTCTCACTCTGAACTTTGGAGTCACACCGTTGGCGCCAAGCGCAACGATTGACTTCGGCGATCAACCGGTGGCCCGCGACATCCTGGATGCGACGGCCCAGCCGCTTGCCGCTACTTGGACGCCGGTTACGATAGCTTTGTCGGCGGGATACGAAGCTGACGTGATGCCGCGGCCCTTCGGCAGCCGGGATGGCACCGTCACGCTGGAAGATTGGATGCAAGTGGGGCGCTTTATCGCGGCGCTGGACACGCCGCAAACCGCCACCAATGAATTTCAGCGCATCGACTGTTCGCCGCGAAGCTGCGGTAACGGCCGCCTCTCGCTCGCCGATTGGGTGCAGGCCGGACGCTATGCCGCAGGTTTTGACACAGTAACAGCCGCCTGTGGACCGAACGATTCCACCGCGGCGAAGCACAGCGCCGAGCCGGCGGCGGCGAGTGACCGTACCGTCAGCGCGTTGAATGACACTTTCATTTCCGGAGGAACGGGATCGCTCACCATCCGGCTCGCAGCCGACGGCAACGAAAACGCCGTGGCCTTCAGCGTAAATTTCGATCCCGGGCTTTTGACCTTTCTCAATGCCGGCTTGGGCGCTGATGCCACCACCGCCACGCTGCATGTCAACGATCGTCTGAAGGCGAGTGGCCGCGTGGGAATCGTCATGGCGCTGCCCGCGGGCCAAACGTTTTCGGCAAATGGCCGCGAGCTAGTCACGCTGGCTTTCGCGGTTATGCCGAACACCTCGGCGGTAACCACCATCGCCTTTGATGACGCGGTGGTGGCGCGCGAAGCCGTGGATACTGCGGCGGCGGACTTGCCGGCAGCGTGGGCGGCGGCTGCGATCACGATTCAAAGTCCAACGGCGGTGAAACAGCCGGCCGCTGAGATTCCGAATTCCTTCGAGCTGGGCCAGAACTATCCCAATCCGTTCAATCCGGCAACGACGATTGCGTTTGCGGTGCCGCATGCCGGCCGTGTCACCATCAAGGTGTTCAACGTGCTGGGCGTGGAAGTGGCCACGCTGGTCGATCGGCATTTCGCGGCCGGCCGCTATCAAACGGCCTGGCACGCCGGGAGGGCGGAAAGCGGCTTGTACTTCTATCGCATGCAGGCCGAAGGATTCGTGCAGGTGCGCAAGCTGCTGCTCATTCAATAG
- a CDS encoding VWA domain-containing protein translates to MMKQDRLLGRLLCLLFCFILAGASWAQPGSANSTDGTVIDLVVKETPGERGSLTLTWYAPATLRHFVIHYRENGSGKVNNIAVSDQRQLILDGIDSERDYHISVTAVNELQQTLATSPTTDWLGAVSRWRSAQEQQQAAVAAAAAVPNLDVTLRSLASNNFPFIYTTVAVDTGGQPVGGLTTPYFTAHEDGRLQTDFFDVTAPQQGGILDFIFLIDNSGSMGPEQQQVRDNVKAFVDSLVARNIDLRLGLVRFGQAAGSGQPILVNNGVMTADVNQFKSWLDQMTTDGGIEPGLLAVERAATQYSFRTGSQRHFLLITDEENNGGGTLAQAIAACHNNDVTVHTAVDCNALASNIHYCNANSIRDATNGLLFNVIGPYRDILNALTNLIGNAYIVRYRTDNPVYDGVQREVRITVNAFGESDFVIGYYTPGAAPQIVRTPATVNLSNTAQVAGINLTIAAEITDAAAPFVQSVTLYYRKTGTATYTSKPMTLTSGNVYSAVIFGSSVQTPGIDYYITATDGQVTTSDPAVDPASVPYQIAVLPNQPPQIVHTPVASAPLGQSIAISAQVTDNTNFLSSVTLYYRRFGTLLYQNTAMNPNGGNTYAATIPGAEMTNDGLQYFIRAVDNHGVASVHGPHIIAPESPCVTFTDDFNDGNANGWQPDTPSQWTVTNVEGDPAYCLYIADAVSDEFSVLPGNRVSDFSLTLSAKTTASDNKNFFILFGVQDLGAPKRDAYYLQFGVLGVRLYRIIANSGTVIASHPLDFASDNAFHHINIQRSGTNLKAYGDGVLLLDLNETAFLSGYIGFGSFKSTACFDDVGLTSGGNSFSDNFNDGNANGWQPLTPSRWQVSNEAGSPRYFLNTSDYNSPDDKRLGELSLIAGNAWGDFVFECDAKSADAAVGNSGADLSVVFGYQDFDSYYYVNYNREPGFTEMHRIHDGGPRVTLATYNAPTFTDGNYHKLRIERRGTQILAFFDGALILSGNDGFFGQGQIGVGSFNDSGYFDNVVVSGCTVGGLPNLTATALAYSPDTFRPGEPINITGTVINNGAAPAVNDIRINLFLTDSPTEPDYTLLVHSFLIPPLPAGAVWNFSEVGSIPPGTAPDTYYLWMNVDVDNHNQETNEDDNSLRTNTQLTVLPPPGAIKPVVPNPVTSCAEYYVDIRVENVVNLFGLSFELHYTNTAYVNYVSTENGGFLGNDLLLYPAPEDPLGKVSIGITRKAGQPGSTGSGVVVRVKFTSPSNTPNNTPVTFSLQSITANDPANNPITLTSMNASTALRCGITVWPGDTNNDGIVNQADVLPLGLYWNYTGPARAGGSCNWSGQLATPWSPVAATYADANGDGRVNQADVLCIGLNWNRTHSSATTLPQDLAANALAKPVLASLDLEAGTGTLAPGREFELRVLAAGAENLFGLAFELRSERPDWIQILAAEPQALFGDEPLFYAHFAENGTTGIGISRKAGQTGWHGEGAVLRLRGRISSAAPLGEVIALSLQNIVAQEAAGQQAALANSSLQLTVGGAANVAMQRSSRTVTEYRLYQNFPNPFNPETMIQYDILQPGMVTLRIFNAVGQEVRRLFEEVQTAGAYEIRWDGRDGQGQVLPSGVYFYRLQAGDFVQIRKMALVQ, encoded by the coding sequence CTGGCGGTCAGCGCAGGAGCAACAACAGGCCGCGGTTGCGGCTGCCGCCGCGGTCCCGAACCTCGACGTCACCCTGCGGTCTCTCGCCAGCAATAACTTCCCATTCATCTACACCACCGTGGCAGTTGATACCGGCGGCCAGCCAGTCGGCGGTTTGACGACGCCCTACTTCACCGCACACGAAGACGGCCGCCTGCAAACCGACTTCTTTGACGTGACGGCACCGCAACAAGGCGGCATCCTGGACTTCATTTTTCTCATCGACAACAGCGGCAGCATGGGCCCGGAGCAGCAACAGGTCAGGGATAACGTCAAGGCTTTCGTTGACAGCCTGGTAGCGCGCAACATCGACTTGCGCCTGGGGCTGGTTCGCTTTGGGCAAGCCGCCGGCAGCGGCCAGCCGATTCTGGTCAACAACGGCGTCATGACCGCTGATGTGAACCAGTTCAAATCCTGGCTGGATCAGATGACCACGGATGGCGGCATCGAACCGGGACTGCTGGCGGTGGAAAGGGCCGCCACGCAATACAGCTTCAGAACCGGCAGCCAGCGCCACTTTCTGTTGATTACCGATGAAGAAAACAATGGCGGCGGCACGCTGGCGCAGGCGATTGCCGCGTGCCACAACAACGACGTCACGGTGCACACCGCGGTCGATTGCAACGCGCTGGCCTCGAACATCCACTACTGCAATGCCAACAGCATCCGCGATGCCACCAATGGCCTATTGTTCAACGTCATCGGCCCCTACCGTGACATTCTCAACGCGCTCACAAATCTGATCGGCAACGCCTATATCGTGCGCTATCGTACGGACAATCCTGTCTATGATGGCGTCCAGCGCGAGGTTCGCATTACCGTCAACGCCTTTGGCGAGTCTGACTTCGTGATCGGCTATTACACGCCGGGCGCGGCGCCTCAAATCGTCCGCACCCCCGCGACCGTCAATCTCAGTAACACCGCCCAGGTGGCGGGCATCAATCTCACCATTGCCGCGGAGATTACGGATGCCGCTGCTCCGTTTGTGCAAAGCGTCACGCTCTACTATCGCAAAACCGGCACGGCGACGTACACCTCAAAGCCCATGACGCTCACCAGCGGCAATGTCTATTCCGCTGTCATCTTCGGCAGCTCGGTACAAACGCCGGGAATCGATTACTACATTACGGCCACGGACGGCCAGGTCACCACCTCCGATCCCGCGGTGGATCCCGCCTCCGTGCCTTACCAGATCGCGGTTCTGCCCAACCAGCCGCCGCAGATCGTGCACACGCCGGTCGCCTCCGCGCCCCTTGGACAGAGCATCGCGATCTCCGCGCAAGTCACCGACAACACCAACTTTCTGAGCAGCGTCACGCTTTACTATCGCCGCTTTGGCACACTGCTCTATCAGAATACGGCCATGAATCCCAACGGCGGCAACACCTACGCCGCCACCATTCCCGGCGCGGAAATGACGAACGACGGCCTGCAATACTTCATTCGGGCGGTGGATAATCATGGCGTTGCCAGCGTTCACGGTCCACATATCATCGCACCGGAATCGCCGTGCGTGACGTTCACCGATGACTTCAACGACGGCAATGCCAACGGCTGGCAGCCGGACACGCCCTCACAGTGGACCGTCACCAACGTCGAGGGTGATCCGGCCTACTGCCTGTATATTGCCGACGCGGTCAGCGATGAGTTTTCCGTGCTGCCGGGCAATCGCGTCAGCGATTTCTCCCTGACGCTGAGCGCCAAGACCACGGCGAGCGACAACAAAAACTTCTTCATCCTGTTCGGCGTGCAAGATCTCGGTGCGCCCAAGCGCGACGCCTACTACCTGCAGTTCGGCGTGCTCGGCGTCCGCCTCTATCGCATCATCGCCAACAGCGGCACCGTCATCGCCTCACATCCGCTTGATTTCGCCAGTGACAATGCGTTTCACCACATCAACATCCAACGCAGCGGCACGAATCTCAAGGCCTATGGCGACGGCGTGTTGTTGCTCGACCTCAACGAGACCGCCTTTCTCTCCGGCTACATTGGTTTCGGTTCCTTCAAAAGCACGGCCTGCTTCGATGACGTGGGGCTCACGTCCGGTGGCAACTCCTTCAGCGACAATTTCAACGACGGCAACGCCAACGGTTGGCAGCCACTCACGCCCAGCCGCTGGCAGGTGAGCAATGAGGCCGGCAGCCCGCGCTACTTCCTGAACACGTCGGACTACAATTCTCCGGATGACAAACGCCTGGGCGAACTTTCGCTGATCGCCGGTAATGCCTGGGGCGATTTCGTGTTCGAGTGTGACGCCAAAAGCGCCGACGCCGCGGTGGGCAACTCCGGCGCAGATTTGTCGGTGGTATTCGGCTATCAGGATTTCGACAGCTACTACTACGTGAACTACAACCGCGAGCCCGGCTTCACCGAGATGCACCGCATTCACGACGGCGGGCCACGCGTCACGCTGGCGACTTACAACGCGCCAACGTTCACCGACGGCAACTACCACAAACTGCGCATCGAACGCCGGGGAACGCAAATCCTGGCTTTTTTCGACGGCGCCCTGATCTTGAGCGGCAATGACGGCTTCTTCGGCCAGGGCCAAATCGGCGTCGGTTCTTTCAACGATTCCGGATATTTTGACAATGTCGTGGTCAGCGGCTGCACGGTTGGCGGGCTGCCAAACCTCACTGCCACGGCACTGGCCTATAGTCCCGACACTTTCCGGCCCGGCGAGCCGATCAACATTACCGGCACGGTGATCAACAACGGCGCCGCACCGGCGGTGAATGACATTCGCATCAATCTCTTCCTGACCGACAGCCCCACCGAACCGGATTACACGCTGCTGGTTCACTCCTTCCTGATTCCGCCGCTGCCGGCCGGAGCGGTGTGGAACTTCAGCGAAGTGGGAAGCATTCCGCCGGGCACCGCGCCGGACACTTATTACCTCTGGATGAACGTTGACGTTGACAACCACAACCAGGAAACCAACGAGGACGACAATTCCCTGCGCACCAACACGCAGTTGACCGTGCTGCCGCCGCCGGGCGCGATCAAGCCGGTCGTGCCCAACCCGGTCACTTCATGTGCCGAATACTATGTCGATATCCGCGTTGAAAACGTTGTCAACCTCTTCGGCCTGAGTTTTGAGCTGCACTACACCAACACCGCTTACGTCAATTATGTCAGCACGGAAAACGGCGGTTTCCTGGGCAACGACCTGCTGCTCTACCCGGCGCCGGAGGACCCCCTTGGAAAAGTCAGCATTGGCATTACCCGCAAGGCCGGTCAGCCGGGATCGACCGGCAGCGGTGTTGTCGTGCGGGTGAAATTCACTTCCCCATCCAATACGCCCAACAACACGCCGGTGACTTTCTCGCTGCAAAGTATTACTGCCAATGATCCGGCAAACAACCCGATTACCCTGACGTCCATGAATGCCAGCACGGCGTTGCGCTGCGGCATTACGGTGTGGCCCGGCGACACCAACAACGACGGCATTGTGAACCAAGCCGACGTTTTGCCGCTCGGACTCTATTGGAACTATACCGGCCCGGCCCGCGCCGGCGGCTCCTGCAACTGGAGTGGTCAACTGGCAACGCCGTGGTCGCCGGTGGCCGCCACTTATGCGGATGCCAACGGCGACGGCCGGGTCAATCAAGCGGACGTGCTGTGCATCGGCTTGAATTGGAATCGCACACATTCCTCTGCAACCACTCTGCCGCAAGATCTGGCAGCGAATGCCCTGGCCAAACCGGTGTTGGCAAGTTTGGATCTCGAAGCCGGAACCGGCACGTTGGCGCCGGGCCGCGAGTTCGAGTTGCGGGTTTTGGCGGCCGGAGCAGAGAATCTCTTCGGCCTGGCTTTCGAGCTGCGCAGCGAGCGGCCGGATTGGATTCAGATTCTGGCGGCCGAGCCGCAGGCCTTGTTCGGCGACGAGCCTTTGTTCTATGCGCATTTCGCTGAGAACGGCACCACCGGCATCGGCATTTCGCGCAAAGCCGGCCAGACCGGCTGGCATGGCGAGGGCGCAGTGCTCCGTCTGCGCGGCCGGATTTCCAGTGCAGCCCCGCTCGGCGAAGTGATCGCCCTCTCTCTGCAGAACATCGTCGCGCAGGAAGCTGCAGGTCAGCAGGCCGCGCTGGCCAATTCTTCGCTGCAGCTCACCGTGGGCGGCGCAGCGAATGTGGCCATGCAACGCAGCAGCCGCACGGTAACGGAATATCGTCTTTATCAGAATTTCCCGAATCCCTTCAATCCGGAAACCATGATTCAGTACGACATTCTGCAGCCGGGAATGGTGACGCTGCGGATCTTCAACGCCGTCGGCCAGGAGGTGCGGCGCTTGTTCGAGGAAGTGCAGACGGCCGGCGCCTATGAAATCCGCTGGGACGGCCGGGATGGGCAAGGCCAGGTGCTGCCCTCGGGCGTTTACTTCTACCGCCTGCAAGCCGGCGACTTTGTGCAGATCAGAAAGATGGCATTGGTGCAATGA